A part of Rhodamnia argentea isolate NSW1041297 chromosome 8, ASM2092103v1, whole genome shotgun sequence genomic DNA contains:
- the LOC115741368 gene encoding uncharacterized protein LOC115741368, whose amino-acid sequence MGFLLFTQKAREVWKEWELPLLVLLSLFLQLTLASQGSRRKSIFKNWIQVWTTYLMADSIVTLSLGILSNRLANIKETMGMIDPKSQIIAFWAPFLLLHLGGPDTVTAYALADNELWLRQLARLCVQVGIACYIYSMALSGTPLSILAAGVILVGFMKYGERTVCLHLASNGPLRRSMISRPDVGPILFRQMDQSALKRDEGYQVRIEEVTQVPAPEDLSVNSSQASGNEEKDWTLVKAYELFKIFKLLFVGLTVNLVDLVTSRRMFTGRDMDSAEAFKIVEIELGFTYDLLFTKAPLLSRAWVIIRWVISLSVLGSVLVFFSLQDKRDYATVDILITLLLIAGAILLEIYSLLLAIASDWIHHRRLQGSGTSSILSAVAILWLGPSQRWSNSVAQFSLLASSIRKRKSVFRSPRFAKLQEVVDKNFYICYEKFHCNIKELIFRRMKEMVANLEGTTDLKKEAGELLKRSNCDHVTWSVEMEFDQNVFIWHIATELLHHEDKAQVTEDITNSRMSVLVSRYMLYLLVFYPSMLPTGIGVLRYEDTLAEAQKFFDGELAMLPNEEGGTTSTSSAVVEWVQKLYKKDAHVHNRFNNCNEPHEPGESCDLCEVCWLLLQVRAELPEWKTQRAKSSVLFDACHLANQLRSVDTWDMISKVWVRLLIYAAYQCKGYEHCESLSRGGELISHVWLLMAHLSIAQLVQTSGEQCITKLVVT is encoded by the coding sequence ATGGGATTTTTGCTGTTCACCCAAAAAGCTCGTGAAGTGTGGAAGGAGTGGGAGCTGCCGTTGCTAGTCCTCCTCAGCCTGTTCCTCCAATTGACCCTTGCGTCTCAGGGCAGCCGGAGGAAATCCATCTTCAAGAACTGGATCCAAGTCTGGACAACGTACCTAATGGCCGACTCCATTGTGACCCTCTCGCTAGGCATCCTCTCGAACCGCCTGGCCAACATCAAGGAGACCATGGGCATGATTGATCCGAAGAGCCAGATCATAGCGTTCTGGGCGCCGTTCCTTCTCCTCCACTTGGGCGGGCCCGACACGGTCACTGCATATGCCCTGGCAGACAACGAGCTATGGCTGAGGCAGTTGGCACGGCTTTGCGTCCAGGTAGGGATAGCGTGTTACATTTACTCCATGGCCTTGTCGGGGACTCCACTGTCGATACTAGCGGCAGGTGTGATCCTGGTGGGGTTCATGAAATATGGAGAGAGGACAGTGTGTTTGCACTTGGCGAGCAACGGTCCACTTCGACGTTCGATGATTTCGCGTCCCGACGTCGGTCCCATACTCTTCAGGCAAATGGATCAGTCCGCTCTGAAGAGAGACGAGGGTTACCAGGTCAGAATCGAGGAGGTCACACAGGTTCCAGCTCCGGAGGATCTCTCGGTGAACAGCAGTCAAGCCAGCGGCAACGAAGAGAAGGACTGGACTCTGGTCAAGGCCTATGAGTTGTTCAAGATCTTCAAGCTTCTCTTTGTGGGCCTGACCGTCAACCTTGTCGACCTGGTCACCAGTCGGCGCATGTTCACGGGTAGGGACATGGATTCGGCCGAGGCCTTTAAAATCGTGGAGATCGAGCTCGGGTTCACGTACGATCTGCTCTTCACCAAGGCCCCGTTGCTGAGCCGTGCTTGGGTCATCATTCGTTGGGTCATCAGTCTCAGCGTGCTGGGTTCCGTGCTGGTATTCTTCTCTTTACAGGATAAGAGGGATTACGCCACAGTTGACATCTTGATAACTTTGCTGCTGATAGCCGGGGCTATACTTTTAGAGATTTACTCGCTTCTTCTAGCAATAGCATCCGATTGGATCCACCACCGGCGGCTTCAGGGATCTGGTACATCCTCAATCTTGTCCGCTGTCGCTATTCTCTGGCTCGGCCCGAGCCAAAGATGGTCGAATTCCGTGGCCCAGTTCAGCCTGTTGGCTTCATCCATCAGGAAAAGAAAGAGCGTCTTCCGCAGTCCGAGGTTTGCCAAGTTGCAGGAGGTGGTGGACAAGAACTTTTACATCTGTTACGAAAAGTTCCACTGCAACATCAAGGAATTGATCTTCCGTCGCATGAAGGAGATGGTTGCAAATCTGGAAGGGACCACGGATCTTAAGAAGGAGGCAGGTGAGCTACTGAAGAGGTCAAACTGCGATCACGTGACGTGGAGCGTGGAAATGGAGTTTGACCAGAACGTCTTCATCTGGCACATCGCCACCGAGCTCCTTCACCACGAGGACAAGGCGCAGGTGACGGAGGACATCACGAACTCCAGAATGAGCGTGTTGGTCTCTCGGTACATGCTCTATCTTTTAGTATTCTATCCTTCCATGTTGCCGACAGGGATAGGGGTGCTCCGGTACGAAGACACCTTGGCCGAAGCTCAAAAGTTCTTTGATGGCGAGCTAGCCATGTTGCCCAATGAAGAAGGCGGCACCACCAGCACCTCATCCGCCGTCGTCGAGTGGGTGCAGAAATTATACAAGAAAGACGCGCATGTCCACAACCGTTTCAACAACTGCAACGAGCCCCACGAGCCGGGAGAGTCCTGCGATCTGTGCGAAGTCTGCTGGCTTCTGCTCCAAGTGAGGGCTGAACTCCCCGAGTGGAAGACGCAGAGGGCCAAATCGTCGGTGCTGTTCGACGCCTGCCATCTCGCCAACCAGTTGAGATCGGTCGACACGTGGGACATGATCAGCAAGGTCTGGGTGAGGCTGCTCATCTACGCGGCTTACCAGTGCAAAGGCTACGAACACTGCGAGAGCCTGAGCAGAGGAGGAGAGCTTATCAGCCATGTTTGGCTTCTCATGGCGCATCTCAGCATAGCGCAGCTGGTACAGACTTCGGGGGAACAGTGCATTACCAAACTGGTCGTGACGTAG
- the LOC115741367 gene encoding disease resistance protein RPM1-like: MASEAAAEILSQKLETLLHHPECVRCLSMEDLVKKAKEKVATIQRFFSTQDRPPKSMEWLGRLLRAMYEAEDFIDKFHLGEARGRHGALHVVTRPAAELVSKYELWRNLSNLVKKMEELCLDQYLKSKMEMVPASSFSPASVTWQGPKKVRLTSYWNLQASYLCREEKKKEIMRLIVGEAQGNVVAVTSIWGEQGTGKTFLARSVYSEAKCLGVESRAWVCVSAGMEEREFLFEILRQMRKPAREVKDMKLEEIMEMLFNVLGKVKKFLIVLDNVQPSNELLLLRLVGIILFHGQGHIIITTQHYNIAKTMDFSLGKRLFRLDKLNDDESEKMLASKLYRVPDGQSLSKNKDILSTCGRLPLSLSLLGGLLSYTEEHERQEPKLSALLKDCSGLSGIVQLSYQRLPVHLKPCFIYMALFPVASPIPTRRLVRLWLAEGLLDSHCYHSERKPTRLPEDVGEIFILELAERNLIDVVNWRADGSPKACQMPTCMHDMILPIASSTGFLYIHDTSKWKDGSDRDPTSQQEQAQLRGHKVRWFAEHTSIVRGGQGGGHPSLNLSHLLSFLSFDLRRSLLTKDIGTFLRKMTSKTDYSLLRVLDLEGVYKPSLQGVLHKLVLLRYLGLRSTELYSIPSAVADLHYLETLDIKHTNITSLPSSIWQSRKLRHLHLNWFYIDLKDILEACSNNVEALTELQTLSRLVIGEVTENSMTGQMNILTSLTTLKLFLQQSDKGTSSGDAVEMISRWISTGLTNLQSLTFGVIQEAKSAEEAETARGAEPQAGAEQEVGAAPAGPTKEAKKSQVGVLPTLSLAERHHELLELYLLGQLKNPIWTRLLPDSLRVLTLSGSKVETDMIPELGNFLRSLRTLRLLGNSFLGKSITFTANGFPSLKILKIWKLPQLEDVTIEGGAMPNLKEVEFRHLEMLKTIDGICHCKQLETLWVICRSDDPAFVKHLEGGTGDETILHVEKDTVWSGSMDTYKDDSDDDDAATTSP, from the exons ATGGCTAGCGAAGCGGCCGCCGAGATCTTGTCGCAGAAACTAGAGACCTTGCTCCATCACCCGGAGTGCGTCAGGTGCTTATCGATGGAAGACCTCGTGAAGAAGGCCAAGGAGAAGGTGGCCACGATCCAACGGTTCTTTTCCACTCAAGACAGACCGCCCAAGAGCATGGAGTGGTTGGGGCGGCTCCTCCGAGCCATGTACGAGGCTGAGGACTTCATCGACAAGTTCCACCTCGGAGAGGCCCGAGGGAGGCACGGAGCCCTGCACGTGGTCACAAGGCCGGCTGCCGAGCTCGTCTCCAAGTACGAGCTGTGGAGGAACTTGTCCAATCTGGTGAAAAAGATGGAGGAGTTGTGTCTAGATCAGTACTTGAAGAGCAAGATGGAAATGGTACCCGCTAGTTCCTTCTCCCCTGCTAGCGTAACATGGCAAGGCCCAAAAAAGGTGAGGCTGACTAGCTACTGGAATCTGCAAGCATCCTACTTATGTCGcgaggagaagaaaaaggaaataatgaGGCTGATTGTGGGGGAAGCGCAGGGGAATGTTGTGGCTGTGACTTCGATTTGGGGTGAGCAAGGCACCGGCAAGACGTTCCTTGCGAGATCGGTCTACAGTGAAGCGAAGTGCCTGGGTGTCGAGTCGCGTGCTTGGGTCTGCGTCTCGGCCGGCATGGAGGAGAGGGAGTTCCTGTTCGAGATACTGAGGCAAATGAGGAAGCCAGCGAGGGAGGTGAAGGACATGAAGTTGGAAGAGATAATGGAAATGCTTTTCAACGTATTGGGCAAGGTGAAGAAGTTCCTCATAGTGTTGGATAACGTGCAACCGTCCAACGAGCTACTCTTGCTAAGGTTAGTGGGGATCATCCTGTTCCATGGGCAGGGCCACATAATCATCACCACTCAACACTATAACATAGCCAAGACCATGGATTTTTCATTAGGAAAAAGGTTGTTCAGGCTAGATAAATTAAACGATGATGAAAGCGAGAAGATGCTCGCTAGTAAGTTGTATAGAGTACCCGATGGTCAGAGCCTCTCGAAGAACAAGGATATCCTAAGTACTTGTGGGCGCTTGCCGCTCAGTCTGTCCTTGCTCGGCGGGTTGCTGTCATATACCGAAGAGCACGAACGCCAAGAGCCCAAGCTCTCAGCGTTGCTGAAAGATTGTTCGGGATTATCAGGTATAGTACAATTGAGTTACCAAAGATTGCCGGTTCATCTAAAACCGTGTTTCATCTACATGGCTTTGTTCCCCGTGGCATCCCCGATTCCGACAAGAAGGCTAGTGAGGCTGTGGTTGGCCGAGGGCTTATTGGATTCGCATTGTTACCACAGCGAGAGGAAACCGACGAGGCTGCCCGAGGATGTGGGAGAGATTTTCATTCTGGAGCTCGCGGAAAGGAACCTGATTGATGTGGTGAACTGGAGGGCGGACGGATCACCCAAGGCTTGCCAAATGCCCACCTGTATGCACGACATGATCCTCCCGATTGCGAGCAGCACGGGGTTCCTTTATATACATGACACTAGCAAGTGGAAAGACGGGAGCGACCGTGACCCAACCAGCCAGCAAGAACAGGCCCAACTGCGAGGACACAAGGTCCGGTGGTTTGCGGAGCACACAAGCATAGTCAGAGGCGGCCAAGGTGGCGGCCACCCCAGCTTGAACCTCAGCCACCTCCTCTCCTTTTTGTCGTTCGACCTGAGGAGAAGCCTGCTCACCAAAGACATAGGCACGTTTCTTAGGAAGATGACGTCCAAGACTGACTATAGCTTGCTAAGGGTGCTTGATTTGGAGGGTGTGTATAAGCCATCCTTACAAGGTGTGCTCCACAAGCTGGTGCTCCTAAGGTACCTAGGATTGAGATCCACGGAGTTGTACTCGATCCCGAGTGCGGTTGCCGATCTGCATTATCTTGAGACTCTCGACATAAAGCACACCAACATCACTTCCCTGCCGAGTTCCATCTGGCAGTCGAGGAAATTGAGGCACCTGCATCTCAACTGGTTCTACATCGACTTGAAGGACATCCTCGAGGCTTGTAGCAACAACGTCGAGGCCTTGACTGAACTCCAAACTTTAAGCAGGCTGGTCATCGGCGAAGTGACGGAGAACTCGATGACGGGCCAGATGAACATCTTGACCTCGCTCACCACGCTCAAGCTTTTCTTGCAACAGTCGGATAAGGGCACCTCCTCAGGCGATGCAGTGGAAATGATATCCCGTTGGATTAGCACCGGGCTCACCAATCTCCAGTCCTTGACCTTTGGGGTGATCCAAGAAGCCAAATCCGCTGAAGAAGCCGAGACTGCGAGAGGAGCCGAGCCCCAGGCAGGAGCCGAGCAAGAGGTAGGAGCGGCACCGGCGGGGCCCACGAAAGAAGCCAAGAAATCGCAGGTAGGAGTGTTACCAACACTGTCGCTGGCTGAACGACATCACGAGCTGTTGGAGCTCTACTTGCTGGGGCAACTCAAGAATCCCATCTGGACACGGCTCTTGCCCGACTCGCTCCGGGTTCTGACTCTGTCGGGTTCGAAGGTGGAAACAGACATGATCCCCGAGCTGGGGAATTTCCTGAGGAGCCTGAGGACGCTCAGGCTCTTGGGCAACTCTTTCCTAGGCAAAAGTATAACGTTCACCGCAAATGGCTTCCCGAGCCTCAAGatcttgaagatttggaagctGCCACAGCTCGAGGACGTGACTATCGAAGGAGGAGCAATGCCGAATCTCAAAGAAGTCGAGTTCAGGCACCTCGAGATGCTGAAAACTATCGATGGGATCTGCCATTGCAAGCAGTTGGAAACCTTATGGGTGATATGTCGCAGCGATGATCCTGCTTTTGTGAAGCATCTCGAGGGCGGTACGGGAGATGAGACGATCCTGCACGTCGAAAAAGACACCGTGTGGTCCGGATCAATGGACACCTACAAAGACGACAG TGATGACGATGATGCGGCAACAACTTCTCCTTGA